The window CTCTCTACTTTTCTCCTCTAATCTTTTTAATTTCAGCTGCGATTTCCCTGAAGAGAATACTTTTGGGTTTTGTTTTGTCCACAAGAACTCTCCCCGAGACGCTCCACCACTCTCTGGGGTAAGCTTTATTCTTCTCCACCTCAGGATTTAAGTCAAGTCGCATTGCAGC is drawn from archaeon BMS3Bbin15 and contains these coding sequences:
- a CDS encoding signal recognition particle protein Srp19, producing the protein MRLDLNPEVEKNKAYPREWWSVSGRVLVDKTKPKSILFREIAAEIKKIRGEK